A genomic window from Fusarium verticillioides 7600 chromosome 5, whole genome shotgun sequence includes:
- a CDS encoding hypothetical protein (At least one base has a quality score < 10) translates to MATEHGFLVPPNFKEEPPSDDDMNFASIIWGLSLGVTIFNCGKAMRQTQAAIRRRNRLTLYILFIWLEVCSSTVLGIMVWLYLRGIIHPSFQYYFFIIVFWSIQVQCLIQIIINRVSLLMVVRRNGTILKWTCFAILLSINISVFCVWIPARLQISEKYIHVNEIWDRMEKVLFAIMDAALNFYFIWVVKQRLVANGLEKYTRLYHMNMFLVAISIALDVLLIGMMSLPNSFVYVQFHPLVYLCKLHIEMNMADLIGKVVRAGNNQADGTHDYSSRSRTTVKTGARPAGASRFGGGLTRTHIELGEEDEIELKHRENLEGIKKTIVTEVIRQPNSEDDEIMEHHERAVSEASSTNARHEPYSIEHAK, encoded by the exons ATGGCGACCGAACATGGCTTCCTCGTCCctcccaacttcaaggagGAGCCTCCTTCTGACGACGATATGAATTTTGCATCGATTATCTGGGGTTTATCCCTGGGCGTCACCATCTTTAACTGCGGAAAAGCCATGCGTCAAACTCAAGCAGCAATCAGAAGGCGGAATCGATTAACTCTCTATATTTTGTTTATTTGGCTTGAGGTCTGCTCAAGCACTGTTCTTGGAATAATGGTCTGGTTATATCTCCGTGGGATTATACATCCGAGTTTCCAATATTACTTCTTTATCA TCGTCTTTTGGTCGATACAGGTCCAATGTCTGATTCAAATTATCATCAATCGAGTCAGTCTGCTCATGGTTGTCCGTCGAAATGGAACTATACTCAAGTGGACTTGCTTCGCAATCCTCTTGTCCATCAACATTAGCGTTTTCTGTGTCTGGATTCCTGCTCGCCTTCAAATCAGTGAGAAGTACATACATGTCAACGAAATTTGGGACCGCATGGAAAAGgtcctcttcgccatcatggACGCAGCCCTCAACTTTTATTTCATTTGGGTTGTTAAGCAGCGTTTGGTGGCAAACGGTCTTGAAAAGTACACCCGTTTGTACCATATGAATATGTTTCTCGTCGCAATCTCGATTGCCCTGGAT GTACTCCTTATTGGAATGATGTCTTTACCAAACAGCTTCGTCTACGTCCAGTTTCACCCTCTTGTTTATCTCTGCAAACTCCACATTGAGATGAACATGGCAGACCTTATTGGCAAGGTTGTCCGAGCCGGCAACAACCAGGCAGATGGAACGCACGATTATAGCTCTCGCTCTCGAACTACTGTCAAAACTGGTGCCCGACCTGCCGGAGCCAGTCGATTTGGAGGCGGTCTCACACGGACACATATCGAActtggcgaagaagacgagatcgAACTCAAGCATCGCGAGAACCTCGAAGGAATCAAGAAGACTATCGTTACAGAGGTCATTCGACAGCCAAAcagcgaagatgacgaaATCATGGAACATCACGAGAGAGCAGTCAGTGAGGCGAGCTCTACGAATGCTCGACATGAGCCTTATAGTATTGAACATGCGAAATAA
- a CDS encoding 40S ribosomal protein S19 yields the protein MAGGVTVRDVDAQKFITAYSAFLKRQGKLPIPGWVDTVKTGPAKELPPQDIDWFYVRAASIARHVYLRKTVGVGRLRKVHGTAKNRGSRPSKHVDASGSVDRKVMQALEKIGVLEQDEDKGGRRITQAGQRDLDRIAQTTAEAEEEEDDE from the exons ATGGCCGGCGGAGTTACCGTTCGCGATGTCGAT GCGCAGAAGTTCATCACTGCCTACTCTGCTTTCTTGAAGCGTCAGGGCAAGCTTCCCATCCCCG GTTGGGTCGATACCGTCAAGACTGGTCCTGCTAAGGAGCTCCCTCCCCAGGACATTGACTGGTTCTACGTCCGCGCCGCCTCCATCGCCCGCCACGTCTACCTCCGCAAGACCGTCGGTGTTGGCCGTCTCCGCAAGGTCCACGGCACTGCCAAGAACCGTGGCAGCCGTCCCTCCAAGCACGTCGATGCCTCCGGCTCCGTCGACCGAAAGGTCATgcaggctcttgagaagatcggtGTCCTTGAGCAGGACGAGGACAAGGGTGGCCGCCGCATCACCCAGGCCGGACAGCGTGATTTGGACCGAATTGCCCAGACCACcgctgaggccgaggaggaggaggatgacgagtAA